The Vicia villosa cultivar HV-30 ecotype Madison, WI unplaced genomic scaffold, Vvil1.0 ctg.000920F_1_1, whole genome shotgun sequence genome has a window encoding:
- the LOC131632245 gene encoding uncharacterized protein LOC131632245, giving the protein MAVIETNTKSSLHLRSNSLPSAPHPLVSQFEGNLQRLKSSEGVSSASSSSVCNKLNGTQDLHDCIDKLLQLPIEQQTLAQECNEKSVDDLLEGSLRILDICSIAKDFLLISTERIHELQSIIRRRGNETGFTVEGAKYMAFRKNMKKQIRKALVNLKSMKNELISSSSNNKENNSSPMLQSLKEAEAVTLSSLEHLLLFISDPKGHAKNGRWSVISKLMHSKRVVCDSQESDTNEFEMVDAALQSLISNKFSCTKNVQSQLENLEMCIQDLEIEVERMSRKLIRNRVSLLNIFNH; this is encoded by the coding sequence ATGGCAGTCattgaaacaaacacaaaaagcTCTCTTCATCTTCGCAGCAACAGCTTACCCTCCGCACCTCACCCTCTTGTATCACAATTTGAGGGTAATTTGCAAAGATTGAAGAGTTCTGAAGGCGTCTCTTCAGCATCATCATCCTCGGTATGCAACAAACTTAATGGCACGCAGGATTTGCATGACTGCATTGATAAACTGCTTCAATTGCCAATTGAACAACAAACCTTAGCACAAGAGTGCAATGAAAAAAGTGTCGATGACCTACTAGAAGGATCACTTAGGATCTTGGATATCTGTAGTATAGCTAAGGATTTTCTTTTGATATCAACCGAAAGAATCCATGAACTACAATCAATAATCAGAAGGAGAGGCAACGAAACTGGATTCACAGTTGAGGGTGCAAAATACATGGCTTTTAGGAAGAACATGAAGAAGCAAATCCGAAAGGCGTTGGTAAATTTGAAATCAATGAAGAATGAGTTGATTTCTTCTTCCTCAAACAATAAAGAAAATAACTCTTCGCCCATGCTTCAATCCTTGAAAGAAGCGGAAGCAGTCACCCTAAGCTCACTAGAACATTTGTTGCTATTTATCTCTGATCCAAAAGGACACGCAAAGAACGGAAGATGGTCAGTAATATCCAAGTTGATGCATTCCAAAAGAGTAGTTTGTGATTCTCAAGAATCAGACACAAATGAATTTGAGATGGTGGATGCAGCTTTACAGTCTCTCATCAGCAACAAGTTTTCATGTACTAAAAATGTTCAAAGTCAACTGGAAAATTTGGAGATGTGCATTCAAGATCTAGAAATAGAAGTTGAGCGCATGTCAAGAAAATTAATCAGAAATAGAGTTTCACTTCTTAACATATTCAACCACTAA